The stretch of DNA gatccctcctgggccctgggaaacctagataactaagatgattgattttctaatttctaggggcagtagaatcagagatgatggtctgggtacaggttgatgatgtcaacaggaacaaacaggaggatcttgcaaggttcaGCCcacaagtctcaatcccacaaaagaccaggatccatagatctcaggtctcagggaaagaaaagacccctgccagggctgccagggtggttttatacccccctgggccaactgctctctcTCCTGTTCTCacggccctctgggaacattccgatatccagatccacctgtcaatcaacagtatggactcctggctcccagacaTTCAATATAACACCTCATAGGAAGCTTCAGAGTCACATGACCAGGAAGGTGACCCTACTGTCCTCACACATTAAGTGAACTGTGAGCGCACTTCCGGATTCCTGGTATGAGAAGCATTTTTGAATGTTGGCACGGTTTCCCTCATCATCCTATAAAGGGGGAATTCAAGGGAAGGCTCTTGTCGTGGAAGGGGACAAATTCTGGGAGATACAAGGGAAGAGTCTTACGGGACTTTTGAGGAAAGTGACAAGCCCACCTAATGGATGGAGGGGAAATGGTGCCAGCCATTTCCATCTTTGATTTTGGTGGGATGTGGTATAGGCCAGGTTGTCTGTTGAGGGTGATAACATATTAAGAACTAGAAATCACACCTTCTCAACACTTCTCAAAGTTAAAATCCATGCTCCTAGTCAGGGTGCTTTTGTGGCTCAACCAAAATCTTAGGTATTTTCCTGAAAGTGGTTGAAACTTCCCATGATTCATTTAAATCAATTAGAGAATGTCACATAGCCTCCTAGGCTACACTGTTCCgttccccctcctcccagcccctgaggacattttttgcatgccccaccacTATATCTAGCCAaacaagcactttctccctcaactctttTCCTACCCTCTCCTTCCAGAAAAGCATCATGTGCCCACATTTGGAATTCTCTATTCAATTTATGCtcagggacttatggaaaagtaAACCAGATTTGGAGATGGTACAGAGCAAGTCAAATGTAGCTGTAGTGGGAAGATGGACAGGTGATCAGAGTTCCATTCCTACCTTACTTTGTGGCTTTGGGTTATTTGGTTCaccttataaaagaaaaatactggaaaCAATCTGAGCAAAACTGATTTCATTGTGATTATGGAAATCACAGTCAGGGTCTCCAAGCAGCACCCAACAAGGTCTGAGATACTGAGCCTTATCACATAACAGGTATTTATGCTTTATGCAAAACACAGACTCATCAGTGAGCTACATCTTTCTTCCCTTGAAAGAAGGGCAATCATAATTTCATTTCCCTGAATTCAGTTCCTGCAGCTGTAATTCCCACTGAAAAAGGTTGAATCTTCTTTAAGAAGGtcagatttttctctttatttttttttcagtggggCAGATTACGTACCCATTGTTCCATACATAAAAAGAAAGCCAAGGTTATTGTTCTGTGGCTAAATGAGGTATCAGAAATCCACAGCCTCAGGAATGTCTGGATATATTCTAAGATACTAAAGGTATATACAAAATCCCATTGGTAAAGGATATCTTGCCAACGTACTATTGGGGATTTCCATACTAggattattgattactgattctcaTACACAGTTATTCAATCTTAAATAACTGGGACTATTTTTTTTACTACTAAATCAGTAATTAAAACTTTTCactaaaatgttaaatatctaATGGGATTGCACGCAGGGGTTATAAAACTACAGAGGTATAATACAATGAATATTGAAGCTGATTGAGGCTGCTTAATTAAGTTTTCCTTTACAATCTTTTGGAacttcagttttctgatctgttgttagtaatgataatatttatagtgttcacaggattgttttgaagaaaacattttataaactttaaagtcttATATAAATGTGCATATTATTAAAGGAGCTTGCCTGTTGAACACATTAAAATGTTTATAGTTAATTGGAGAGTGAGGATGGTTTATTGGGAGAAGCAAGCTATACTTATATTTCAGAGTCCTGGATTTAAAACCTGCCTCTGATAATCAGCAAGTGACTTAAAATAAATTGCTTCGCTTCTAAGACTGTTTatgtaaggataaaataaggaTTATAATACCTATATTATTTATCTCAGAATTATGACAGTCACATAAAAACTGTACATAAATTGTTCTGCAAATCTCAAAAATAGTACCTAAAAGTGAATAATTACTTATTATGGAAAGATAAAGACAAGATCTTACTGAAATATGTTAATTATGTTGTTACAAAATTGTCCTCCCCTCAGCCTCCCATTGAAACTTGAAAGAGATATATCTGGAAGATGAAGGGCAGactacacacacaaacatgcacaGTGAGCCTGTAGAATgatgatgaaaaaagaataatggaaGATGAAAGAAATGTGGCCATATTCATGGACATGGATGTCAGACTTCAATGGCTATTTGGAAAGTTACTTTAACCTTTTGGACAAGGGAAGATAACTGATTTCTCATATCAACTTTCttggtgttttaaaaaataatcctagCCCTTGGCCTTATACCAGCATTGCAGTTATTTTGTTCCCTGAGCAACATAGGTTGAGATACCATATAGTATATAgaattatgcatttatttattgcaGATTTTGACAAAAGGGCAGGGATAGTAATGATACAAAAACAGCAAGGTGGTTTAGCTAAGAGAACTCTCAGTGCTGGGAGAAGGGGATGAGAACCTTCATATTTGGTTACCCTGGGAGCTTTCCCATTCTTGGGCAGAATGATTGGGGAGGGCTGCCTCTACTCCTACCCCAGGAGGAGAGTCAAAGGGAAGATTATttcttttcaggaaaagaagcacCAGAGAATGAGAAGCATGTAGGGGGAGTACCAAGAGAAGCGTTGCCAAGGAGCTGAATGTGAACTAATGACTCATGAGACCCTGGAGAGTGAAGTTAAGCATGATTTATACCTGAAGAAGAAAGACCCTCTCCTCATTAAGTGAGTGAAAAAAGGGCAAATAGGTTAGATGTGGGGACAGAACCTTCGACTTATGATTTTTGTATTGATAGACATGAGATTAAAAGGGCTAGGGTTTTCCAGCCAAATATTGTGTTTAAATGGTAATACTGTTTTCTATCCGGCCTGGCATAAGGTACTCATAGGGCAGGTCCAGGCCTTCATTACGGGCCACAATTTCCCTTTCCAGAATGTCTAAATCTTCCTGGAAACGGCTCAGCACAGCCTTGGGCTCAGGTCCTGAGAAGTATTCTTCCTTTAGATGGcccagaagtatctgaggcagagaAGAAAGGCATCTTGGAGACAGGTTTGTAGACCCTCAGCTGCTAAATCCAGTCCCTTACCCTTGGACCTTGACTCTCACCCTATTTGGCTGGACCCGACTCAGAAGCCATGTCATAGCCATCTGGAGACAGGATTGATAGACTTTGGgcagtgtggccatcaccatctctAATGTTACATCCTTTGTGGTTGGTGGGGGCTGCCGCATAGTGTCTGGAGCATTAGGAACCCAGGAATACCAGTCTTGCTGTTGGTGGGAAGAAAGACTGAAATCACTCAGGGATACAGGCATTTTAGCTCTTAGTtccttcccccaaaccctccagCCTAAGAAAGAAATGTATCCGAGTGCCTCACCTGTCCCTGATTAACAGCTGAATGTTGGGCTGAGCTTGTGAAGATGCACATGGTGagaaagtggcagagctgagCACTGGACTTAAATGATACAGGAAACcctggaaggaagaagagagtgaaattTGAAGCTGAAGATTCAGGAAGAAATAAGGGCTGTTGTCCTCAGGAGGTGGCCAAAATACTGGGATATGTGGACTTAGGAAAATTTTAATCTTAGCAGTCATATGATcaaatgtctcatttctctcatttttttagagGAATTTAGAAGGGTAAATTACTTTCTCCATTCACAAGTCTTTTGTTCTGACCAGTTCCCATACATTGAAGTCAAGTTTAGATTTACACATGGATTGTATGAAGTGGCCTATAGTAGTTAGAATCAAAACCctgaagatgaggaaggaaagggaagccaATCTGAACAACTTAGTCTTTTGTTGGATGAAATGTCTTTCAACCCTTGAGTAGAGGTGATGAAGGGGGAGGATGGAGATCCCAAAATCTTTTATTGACAACAGAAACCTGCTGCCATTATACCTTATATGGTTCTTGATCCCTTGTGTTTGTGGGCTAGTTTGTTTCTGGCTCTGTGTTGTTTAACCATCTAGAATAAACATTCAGGATGTAGGGAAATGTAAAGGAGTTGGGGTCTGAGATCATCTTAGATGGCCCCTTGACTTGGAAATAGTTTCAGGAGAGTAGCAGAGCTCCAGGAGGGTTTTTAGAGAAGGCTCCAGGAATGGTTTAGAAGAAAGGGGAATGATTTTTCAGTACAGAAGATAATCATATCCTACCTCGATCCTGGGCTCCACCCAGCCCAATTTCAGTGATCTCTCTGCACCAGGCTTGTAGCTCAGGGTCACCTTGCACATCCTTGTCCCCTGAATAATGGAGATGGACTATTCCTTGCACATACCTGCTCCCCAAGAAAGAAAGGGATTAAGGAAGAGCATCTGAGGGAGAACAGACTTTACTCTCCCATAATCACAGAATCAAAGTTAGAAGGAAACTTTCATCCAAAACTGAccaaaaattctttctaaatcATGTCCAACAAGTTATGATTCTGGCTTCATTTGAGGGGGAAAGCTCTCTATGTGAAGCAGCTTTCTTTACCTCAAAATTTAGGCCTTTCTCTCTACCATTCTACACATTGCTCCCACTGCTGTCCCCTGAGGCCACGCAGAATAAGTCTAGTTCTTCAGATGCCAGTTGTttaagagaatgaaaattattcttttactttcagatCTTTGACTCTTTCTCCCTTTGGGAGTATTTGGGCTCTCTATTCTCTATTCTCCACTCCTGCAGCATCTCTCCCATTCACCTGACCTTTCATAAATCACTAACAGTTCCACAACCACATTATTCAGGTCTTTAAGACCCTGGAATTTCATTAATTTGAGTCCAATTAGTAAAACTTATCCAAAGGTGTTAGGTGCTTTCCTACTAGCTCTCTACTTGTtgggtttcaatttccttctcaccacttttcttctttcttatatgAGGGTACAGGGTCCCCTGGACTCCCCAAAGCTCTAGAGAAATCCCAGATCAGAAGGCTTACAGGAAGAATTTCTCAATTGTGGACCCCAGGAATACTGGTGGTAGAAGAAAGCTGGCCCTGGTGACAACTACATAAACAAAAGGATTCCTGGAGAgatacatttccttctgttttaggtGCATTTCCCCTAGTCTTATGGTAAGTTTTAACATGGATGTATATCTTCTGTTTGCATCTCA from Gracilinanus agilis isolate LMUSP501 unplaced genomic scaffold, AgileGrace unplaced_scaffold37194, whole genome shotgun sequence encodes:
- the LOC123255005 gene encoding polyunsaturated fatty acid lipoxygenase ALOX12-like; the protein is YVQGIVHLHYSGDKDVQGDPELQAWCREITEIGLGGAQDRGFPVSFKSSAQLCHFLTMCIFTSSAQHSAVNQGQQDWYSWVPNAPDTMRQPPPTTKDVTLEMVMATLPKVYQSCLQMAMTWLLSRVQPNRILLGHLKEEYFSGPEPKAVLSRFQEDLDILEREIVARNEGLDLPYEYLMPGRIENSITI